A genomic window from Salvia hispanica cultivar TCC Black 2014 chromosome 5, UniMelb_Shisp_WGS_1.0, whole genome shotgun sequence includes:
- the LOC125189267 gene encoding protein FAR1-RELATED SEQUENCE 5-like, whose product MPNDPNSSDEKIYPDIGFVATAGMSVTTTGMEGDWDSIPGGWDSIPTAEMAGKKDSIRIPILPCRVNLRLSRAFDMDDNVLEDHIPKIGMEFETEVEAYDFYMKYAKVTGFGTRKLSAHRDRITGNILDISFCCCREGYRATNNRCVTIKNPRPEIRCGCKALMKINRRYTGKFQIVKFVEEHNHDLCDPEKSYMFRCFRQMSNTQQTQVDAAQSCGLAPKKIIDVMAKEAGGIQHLGFNHIDLKNYLRTKRTLEIKQGDSGGVLQYLQRMTSEDPHFYYAIQLDVEDLITNIFWTDGRMIQDFGHFGDVVCFDTTYRKHRDGRPIALFVGVNHHKQTTVFGAALLYDETIETFEWLVDAFEDAMMGKRPKTILTDQDQAMSAALASKWPSTYHRLCVWHIFQNAAIHLSNVFASFKNTFAADFSRCVYDFEEESEFLDAWNGMLEKYNLQDNQWLKRMFSLREKWALVYGRNTFCADMVSTQRSECMNAVVKHYVNYKNNIVEVFHHFQRLIDDRREKESAEDFKNAQSSPVMTFPLEILKHAAAVYTHKIFALFSEELRKAIESKIEGESQLGTSVIYKVRPIHRTNEYIVTYDSIEGSIFCSCRKFEFSGILCSHTLRILTFMNVVQIPDEYILKRWTKHAKGGTSRVCDVGVGIVDEKTRKKQRYKELCNSFMRVAIKAAESEDSYTSALDCLLKMENSEDGMIGKANTVPIEAKDGDVAVDDETNESQIKGLKPKGRVTYHSSKRPKNALEQAISRKRKPKPKATKSGSQHASSMQESEETTLINDDYWNVTYSAFDPQSTS is encoded by the exons ATGCCGAACGACCCAAATTCCTCTGATGAGAAGATTTACCCCGATATTGGCTTTGTTGCCACGGCGGGGATGTCGGTGACCACGACTGGAATGGAGGGGGACTGGGACTCGATCCCCGGGGGGTGGGACTCGATCCCCACAGCTGAGATGGCTGGGAAGAAGGATAGTATCCGTATCCCGATTCTTCCGTGCCGGGTGAATCTTCGTCTCTCCCGTGCATTTG aTATGGATGACAATGTATTAGAAGACCACATTCCTAAGATAGGGATGGAGTTTGAAACAGAAGTTGAGGCATATGATTTCTATATGAAATATGCTAAGGTAACAGGTTTCGGAACTCGAAAACTATCTGCTCATAGAGATCGAATTACGGGCAACATCTTGGACATTAGTTTCTGCTGTTGTAGGGAAGGTTATAGAGCAACAAACAATAGATGTGTTACAATTAAGAATCCTCGTCCTGAAATTAGATGTGGATGTAAGGCTTTGATGAAAATCAATCGTAGGTACACTGGAAAGTTTCAGATTGTAAAGTTTGTCGAGGAACACAACCATGATTTGTGTGATCCGGAAAAGTCTTACATGTTTAGATGTTTTAGACAAATGTCTAATACTCAGCAAACACAAGTTGATGCTGCTCAGAGTTGTGGGTTGGCtccaaagaaaataatagatGTAATGGCAAAGGAAGCTGGCGGAATACAACATCTTGGTTTTAATCATATTGATTTGAAGAACTATTTGAGAACTAAGAGGACTTTGGAGATTAAACAAGGAGATAGTGGAGGTGTTTTGCAATATTTACAAAGGATGACAAGTGAAGATCCACATTTTTACTATGCTATTCAATTGGATGTGGAAGATCTAATTACCAATATATTTTGGACCGATGGTAGAATGATACAAGATTTTGGTCATTTTGGTGATGTTGTTTGTTTCGATACGACATACAGAAAACATCGAGATGGCAGACCAATTGCTTTGTTCGTCGGTGTAAATCATCATAAACAAACAACTGTGTTCGGTGCAGCATTATTATACGACGAAACAATTGAAACCTTTGAATGGTTGGTTGATGCGTTTGAAGATGCTATGATGGGAAAGAGACCAAAAACCATTTTAACGGATCAAGATCAAGCAATGAGCGCTGCTTTAGCTTCCAAGTGGCCATCAACTTACCATCGCTTGTGTGTTTGGCACATTTTTCAGAATGCAGCAATTCATCTTTCCAATGTTTTTGCGAGTTTCAAGAATACCTTTGCAGCTGATTTTAGTCGTTGTGTGTACGACTTCGAAGAAGAATCAGAATTCCTTGATGCATGGAATGGAATGTTGGAGAAATACAACCTGCAAGATAATCAATGGTTGAAGAGAATGTTTTCTCTAAGAGAAAAATGGGCTTTAGTTTACGGAAGAAACACATTTTGTGCTGATATGGTTTCTACACAACGAAGTGAGTGCATGAATGCTGTTGTTAAGcattatgtaaattataaaaacaatattgtCGAGGTGTTCCATCATTTTCAAAGGTTGATAGATGATCGCCGTGAGAAAGAGTCGGCAGAAGATTTCAAGAATGCTCAAAGTTCACCTGTTATGACATTTCCATTGGAAATTCTGAAGCATGCGGCTGCCGTATATACACATAAGATATTTGCATTGTTTAGTGAGGAGTTGAGGAAGGCAATTGAAAGCAAGATTGAAGGTGAGAGTCAACTTGGAACTTCTGTGATATATAAGGTCAGGCCAATTCATCGGACTAATGAATATATAGTCACATATGATTCCATCGAAGGTTCCATTTTTTGCAGCTGTAGGAAGTTTGAATTCTCGGGTATTTTATGCTCACATACTCTAAGAATCTTAACATTTATGAATGTTGTTCAAATACCCGATGAATATATCTTAAAGCGATGGACCAAACATGCTAAGGGTGGAACATCAAGAGTTTGTGATGTAGGAGTTGGCATTGTTGatgaaaaaacaagaaagaagCAGCGGTATAAAGAGTTATGTAACTCTTTCATGCGTGTGGCAATAAAAGCAGCTGAGAGTGAAGATAGCTATACTTCTGCTTTAGATTGTCtcttgaaaatggaaaatagtGAGGATGGAATGATAGGGAAGGCAAATACTGTACCAATTGAGGCAAAGGACGGAGATGTTGCAGTTGATGATGAAACCAATGAAAGTCAAATTAAAGGCTTGAAACCTAAAGGGAGAGTTACATACCATTCGAGTAAGAGGCCGAAAAATGCTTTGGAACAAGCTATTAGTAGAAAACGAAAACCAAAGCCAAAAGCAACAAAGAGTGGTTCGCAACATGCTTCTTCTATGCAGGAATCCGAAGAGACTACACTCATTAATGATGACTACTGGAACGTGACATACAGTGCTTTTGATCCTCAAAGTACATCATAA